From a region of the Daphnia pulicaria isolate SC F1-1A chromosome 1, SC_F0-13Bv2, whole genome shotgun sequence genome:
- the LOC124320634 gene encoding uncharacterized protein LOC124320634, giving the protein MSASNSTEMPRIMSSVGIINDINPALLSNVLLVFVKRLSEDQHVDQIFHDEEKLKLKEVLSLPDDSSLEMVLSTLLYIIRQAAYNLMRPANFLKYLNELGFSEQVSSLLSELWSVHAKSIIDTLKKEPCSLLKVESVESSMHYVLSSHTGGHTKVPVAILHLNVNGSDVTGDGKPSSSYSLNNKCKSTISLEFTQQELLSFYQMLETVQSNLDELMASTT; this is encoded by the exons ATGTCTGCGTCGAATTCTACAGAAATGCCAAG gatTATGTCATCAGTTGGAATAATCAATGACATTAACCCTGCATTACTATCCAATGTTCTACTTGTTTTTGTCAAAAGATTAAGTGAAGATCAACATGTTGACCAAATATTTCATGATGAAgagaaattaaagttaaagGAAGTTCTGTCATTGCCCGATGATTCAagtcttgaaatggtgttatCCACACTACTTTACATAATCCGACAA GCTGCATATAATCTAATGAGACCAGCAAACttcttaaaatatttgaatgaatTGGGTTTCAGTGAGCAGGTGTCAAGCTTGCTTTCAGAACTGTGGTCTGTTCATGCCAAGTCCATCATTGACACACTGAAAAAAGAACCTTGTTCACTTCTTaag GTGGAAAGTGTCGAATCATCAATGCACTACGTCCTGTCGTCCCACACAGGAGGGCACACTAAAGTTCCAGTGGCAATTCTTCACTTGAACGTGAATGGAAGCGATGTAACCGGCGACGGTAAACCTTCCAGTTCATATTCCttaaataacaaatgtaaATCCACAATTTCCTTGGAGTTTACTCAGCAGGAATTACTTTCGTTTTATCAAATGTTAGAAACAGTTCAAAGTAATTTGGATGAGCTTAT GGCGTCGACAACCTGA
- the LOC124321258 gene encoding glycogen [starch] synthase-like → MSVKAARRFYRVDSAHDLQFLHSCESASAENRWTFEIAWEVANKVGGIYTVIRSKASASVEELGDHYILLGPYKEHCAKQEVETFELPPGTPLANAVQKLRDRGFKVVTGNWLVDGNPLLVLFDIGSASWNLDSYKKELFEKSGIGIPNHDTESNDSVVFGFMAAQFIAEFNYAAQQEHLALANGSPAPRIVAHFHEWLAGIGLVLLRLWGVQVATVFTTHATLLGRYLCAGNIDFYNNLDKFNIDEEAGRRQIYHRYCMERAATNLAHTFTTVSEITGLEAEHLLKRKPDVITPNGLNVKKFSALHEFQNLHAIYKEKINEFVRGHFYGHLDFDVDRTLYFFIAGRYEFGNKGADVFIEALARLNHMLKVSGSDKTIVAFLIFPAKTHNFNVETLRGQAVVKSLRDTIHDIQQKIGKRIYDVCLSGRLPDSDELLQKEDTVRLKRCIYATQRDTLPPITTHNVVDDASDPVLNSFRRCKLFNETSDRVKVIFHPEFLSSTNPLFGLDYEDFVRGCHLGVFPSYYEPWGYTPAECTVMGIPSISTNLSGFGCFMGDHIADPMSYGIYVVDRRFISLDDSLNQLAQYMFDFTRLNRRQRIIQRNRTERLSDLLDWRNLSVYYRKARQMALHAVFPEFDLDEDENGSGVGRLSYPRPISEPPSPTSSRATTPIPSDQSDEDDEVDEERELRELSVGAEERR, encoded by the exons ATGTCAGTTAAGGCAGCTCGTCGGTTCTATCGTGTCGATAGTGCCCATGACCTTCAATTTCTACATTCTTGTGAATCAGCATCAGCTGAGAATAGATGGACATTTGAAATTGCTTGGGAAGTTGCTAATAAAG ttggaGGAATCTACACAGTCATTCGATCAAAAGCAAGTGCTTCAGTGGAAGAATTAGGTGATCACTATATTCTACTTGGTCCATACAAAGAGCATTGTGCTAAGCAAGAAGTAGAAACCTTTGAGTTGCCACCTGGAACCCCACTAGCCAATGCTGTTCAAAAGCTTCGTGATCGTGGATTCAAA GTTGTCACTGGAAACTGGCTTGTAGATGGAAATCCACTGTTAGTGCTATTTGATATTGGTTCTGCTTCATGGAATCTTGATAGTTACAAGAAAgagttatttgaaaaaagtggAATTGGTATTCCAAACCATGATACTGAATCAAATGATTCAGTTGTTTTTGGATTCATGGCAGCCCAGTTCATTGCAGAG TTCAACTATGCAGCTCAACAAGAACATTTAGCGTTGGCTAATGGTAGTCCAGCTCCTCGCATCGTTGCACACTTCCATGAATGGCTTGCTGGTATTGGACTCGTCTTATTGAGGCTATGGGGAGTTCAGGTTGCTACCGTTTTCACTACCCATGCGACACTACTTGGTCGTTACCTATGTGCAGGCAATATTGATTTTTACAACAATCTTGACAAG TTCAATATTGACGAAGAAGCCGGTAGACGACAAATTTACCATCGCTATTGCATGGAACGCGCCGCGACGAATTTAGCGCACACTTTTACAACTGTTTCGGAGATCACTGGTTTGGAAGCAGAGCATCTGTTGAAGAGAAAACCTGACGTCATTACTCCCAACGGATTGAACGTAAAGAAGTTTTCAGCTCTCCACGAATTCCAAAACCTCCACGCAATTTATAAGGAAAAGATTAATGAATTCGTCCGTGGTCATTTCTATGG CCATTTAGATTTTGATGTTGATCGCACActctatttttttatcgcCGGACGTTATGAATTTGGAAACAAAGGAGCCGATGTTTTCATTGAAGCTCTGGCGCGCTTAAACCACATGCTCAAA GTTAGCGGTTCGGATAAAACCATTGTAGCGTTTCTCATTTTTCCTGCCAAGACGCATAATTTCAATGTCGAAACGCTGCGTGGTCAGGCAGTCGTTAAGAGTCTTCGAGACACTATTCATGACATTCAACAGAAAATCGGTAAACGAATCTACGACGTCTGTTTGAG cgGTCGACTTCCCGACTCAGATGAGCTACTCCAGAAGGAGGATACTGTACGTTTGAAGCGTTGTATCTATGCCACTCAAAGAGATACCCTCCCTCCAATCACCACTCATAATGTTGTCGATGATGCTTCCGATCCAGTACTTAATAGTTTCCGCCGTTGCAAGCTTTTCAACGAGACGAGTGATCGAGTTAAA GTGATATTTCATCCGGAATTCTTATCGTCGACCAATCCGTTGTTTGGATTGGATTATGAGGATTTCGTCAGAGGTTGCCATTTGGGTGTTTTCCCAAGTTATTACGAACCTTGGGGATACACTCCTGCTGAGTGTACAGTAATGGGAATTCCTTCCATATCAACCAATTTGTCAG GCTTTGGATGCTTCATGGGCGATCATATTGCCGACCCAATGAGCTATGGAATTTACGTCGTAGATCGTCGATTTATTTCTCTAGATGATTCTCTCAACCAACTTGCCCAGTATATGTTCGATTTTACGCGACTTAATCGGCGCCAGCGTATCATTCAACGTAACCGAACCGAGCGGTTATCCGATCTTCTTGATTGGAGAAACCTCTCAGTG TATTATCGTAAAGCTCGTCAAATGGCTTTGCATGCCGTTTTCCCCGAATTCGATCTGGATGAAGATGAAAACGGTAGTGGAGTTGGAAGATTGTCGTATCCACGACCTATTTCGGAACCACCTTCTCCCACATCATCTCGTGCAACAACTCCAATCCCATCAGATCAATCGGACGAAGATGACGAAGTCGATGAAGAACGTGAG CTCAGAGAATTAAGTGTCGGTGCGGAAGAGAGGCGATGA
- the LOC124326098 gene encoding S-phase kinase-associated protein 1 gives MPNIKLQSSDGETFEVDVEIAKCSVTIKTMLEDLGMDEDDEEVVPLPNVNSAILRKVIQWATYHKDDPPPPEDDDNKEKRTDDISSWDADFLKVDQGTLFELILAANYLDIKGLLDVTCKTVANMIKGKTPEEIRKTFNIKNDFTPSEEEQVRKENEWCEEK, from the exons ATGCCAAACATCAAGCTGCAGAGTTCCGATGGAGAAACATTTGAGGTTGATGTCGAAATTGCCAAGTGTTCAGTAACCATCAAAACAATGCTTGAGGATCTAg GAATggatgaagatgacgaagaagTTGTTCCTTTACCCAATGTCAATTCTGCTATTCTACGTAAAGTAATTCAGTGGGCAACTTACCACAAAGAtgacccaccaccaccagaggATGATGACAATAAGGAAAAACGTACTGATGATATCTCATCATGGGATGCTGATTTCCTCAAAGTAGATCAAGGAACTCTGTTTGAACTCATCTTG gctGCCAATTATCTGGATATTAAAGGCTTGCTGGATGTTACTTGCAAGACTGTTGCAAACATGATCAAGGGTAAAACCCCAGAAGAGATTCGCAAGACCTTCAACATCAAGAACGATTTCACCCCTAGTGAGGAAGAGCAAGTCCGCAAGGAGAACGAGTGGTGcgaagaaaagtaa
- the LOC124326085 gene encoding transmembrane protein 185B-like isoform X1, with protein MANLIHLLQDFNPGKFVAYLSLLIFVALLSLRLDGVLKTDYWGIFSPLWIMHGFVLFGAGIGTIAWWKHPSSHVDPESYIQFKSMLVSSSLHLLLAFFEILACDKLQTSRHIWVLVFLPMLFLSIVCIAVSIWALKHERPFEVELFLALNLLQLIFIPLKLDGFITWRWELVFIPIWIIYGAAVIGVSYSILLAALFSRSVNITNDQRRASTQAASSYVLLVIPSLISVILLAKKLDGDLQMPYSLVNIPLLIALTSLVLRSFTARGGNLWWCGMRKDFCLFILDLFPMLREYGNVSYDYQSTEQRSLESNDIPEVTVLSPNHNPPSSVWPKIKNVKNVDSRTVVPILIIDLPD; from the exons ATGGCGAATCTCATTCATTTGCTCCAAGACTTTAATCCAGG GAAATTTGTTGCATATCTAAGTCTTCTGATATTTGTTGCCTTACTTTCTCTGCGTCTTGATGGAGTATTGAAAACTGATTACTGGggtattttttccccattatGGATTATGCATGGATTT gtTCTTTTTGGAGCTGGAATAGGCACAATTGCATGGTGGAAGCATCCTTCAAGCCATGTGGATCCTGAATCTTACATTCAGTTTAAATCTATGCTTGTTTCATCAA GCCTTCACCTGCTCTTagccttttttgaaattttagccTGTGACAAACTCCAAACTTCAAGACACATAtgggttttggtttttcttccaatGTTGTTTTTATCAATTGTTTGCATTGCAGTTTCAATTTGGGCTCTGAAACATGAGCGACCTTTTGAG GTGGAACTTTTTCTAGCTCTAAATTTGCTTCAGTTGATATTCATTCCACTAAAATTG gatGGCTTTATCACATGGCGATGGGAATTGGTTTTTATACCCATTTGGATCATTTATGGAGCTGCGGTTATTGGTGTCTCGTATTCCATACTATTAGCAGCTTTATTCTCTCGGTCCGTTAACATCACCAACGACCAAAGACGAGCTTCTACCCAGGCTGCGTCAAGTTACGTTTTGTTGGTGATCCCTAGCCTGATTTCAGTG ATTTTGCTGGCTAAAAAATTAGATGGAGATCTTCAGATGCCATATTCTCTTGTCAACATACCACTTCTGATTGCCTTGACATCCCTTGTTTTGCGATCGTTCACGGCAAGAGGAGGAAACCTAT GGTGGTGTGGGATGCggaaagatttttgtttattcatcTTAGATTTGTTCCCGATGTTAAGAGAGTATGGAAATGTTTCGTATGATTACCAATCAACAGAGCAGAGGTCACTGGAGTCCAACGATATTCCGGAAGTAACCGTTTTGTCACCTAACCACAATCCACCCAGTTCGGTTTGGCCGAAGATTAAGAATGTTAAAAATGTCGATTCTCGGACTGTTGTGCCTATCCTAATAATTGATTTACCTGATTAA
- the LOC124320632 gene encoding COP9 signalosome complex subunit 2, with amino-acid sequence MSDVEDDFMCAEDEDYDLEYSEDSNSEPDVDLENQYYNSKALKEDEPKAALTSFQKVLDLEMQGGEKGEWGFKALKQMIKILFTLNNYPEMMTRYKQLLTYIKSAVTRNHSEKSINSILDYISTSKQMELLQDFYETTLDALKDAKNDRLWFKTNSKLGKLYFDRGDYNKLAKILKQLHQSCQTDEGEDDLKKGTQLLEIYALEIQMYTAQKNNKKLKALYEQSLHIKSAIPHPLIMGVIRECGGKMHLREGEFEKAHTDFFEAFKNYDESGSPRRTTCLKYLVLANMLMKSGINPFDSQEAKPYKNDPEILAMTNLVSAYQNNDISEFEKILRQNHRNIMDDPFIREHIEDLLRNIRTQVLIKLIRPYTRIHIPSISKELNVDVNEVESLLVACILDNTIQGRIDQVNQVLELNQQRQGTARYNALDNWTYQLSSLHLAIANKMA; translated from the exons ATGTCTGATGTCGAAG ATGACTTCATGTGTGCTGAAGATGAGGACTATGATCTG GAGTACTCAGAAGATAGCAATTCTGAACCAGATGTTGACCTTGAAAATCAGTACTACAATTCAAAAGCATTGAAAGAAGATGAACCTAAGGCCGCCCTCACATCATTCCAAAAAGTCTTGGACTTGGAAATGCAAGGTGGAGAAAAGGGAGAATGGGGTTTTAAAGCACTTAAACAAATGATCAAAATCCTTTTCACATTG aacaACTACCCAGAGATGATGACTCGATACAAACAGCTTTTAACTTACATAAAAAGTGCTGTAACGAGGAATCACAGTgagaaatcaatcaattctaTTCTGGATTATATCTCCACATCAAAACAA ATGGAACTTCTTCAAGATTTTTATGAAACAACATTAGACGCTCTCAAGGATGCAAAAAATGATCGACTTTGGTTCAAGACAAATTCAAAACTCGGTAAACTGTATTTTGATAGAGGAGACTACAACAAACTGGCTAAGATTCTCAAGCAACTGCATCAATCTTGTCAG ACGGATGAAGGTGAAGATGATTTGAAGAAAGGAACTCAACTTCTTGAAATCTATGCTTTGGAGATTCAGATGTATACAGCacagaaaaataacaagaagTTAAAGGCATTGTATGAGCAATCTCTCCACATCAAATCGGCTATACCGCATCCGTTGATCATGGGAGTTATCCGTGAATGTGGCGGTAAAATGCATCTTCGCGAAGGAGAATTTGAAAAAGCACATACAGACTTTTTCGAAGCATTTAAGAATTATGACGAATCTGGAAGCCCAAGGAGAACTACTTGCTTAAAGTATTTAGTTCTAGCTAACAT GTTAATGAAGTCGGGTATCAATCCATTTGACTCACAAGAAGCTAAGCCTTACAAGAACGACCCCGAAATTCTAGCCATGACTAACTTAGTTTCAGCTTACCAAAATAATGATATCTCAGAGTTCGAAAAAATCCTTCGTCAAAACCATCGGAATATTATGGACGATCCTTTCATTCGCGAGCATATCGAAG atttgcTACGTAATATTCGCACGCAAGTTCTTATCAAACTGATTCGTCCCTACACCCGGATTCATATTCCTTCAATATCTAAGGAACTAAATGTTGATGTCAACGAAGTGGAGAGCTTGTTAGTTGCTTGCATTCTTGACAA CACGATTCAAGGACGAATCGACCAAGTCAACCAAGTGCTTGAGCTAAATCAACAACGGCAAGGAACAGCTCGTTACAACGCTCTTGACAATTGGACTTATCAGTTGTCTTCTCTTCATTTGGCGATCGCAAACAAGATGgcttaa
- the LOC124326085 gene encoding transmembrane protein 185B-like isoform X2, whose protein sequence is MKKFVAYLSLLIFVALLSLRLDGVLKTDYWGIFSPLWIMHGFVLFGAGIGTIAWWKHPSSHVDPESYIQFKSMLVSSSLHLLLAFFEILACDKLQTSRHIWVLVFLPMLFLSIVCIAVSIWALKHERPFEVELFLALNLLQLIFIPLKLDGFITWRWELVFIPIWIIYGAAVIGVSYSILLAALFSRSVNITNDQRRASTQAASSYVLLVIPSLISVILLAKKLDGDLQMPYSLVNIPLLIALTSLVLRSFTARGGNLWWCGMRKDFCLFILDLFPMLREYGNVSYDYQSTEQRSLESNDIPEVTVLSPNHNPPSSVWPKIKNVKNVDSRTVVPILIIDLPD, encoded by the exons ATGaa GAAATTTGTTGCATATCTAAGTCTTCTGATATTTGTTGCCTTACTTTCTCTGCGTCTTGATGGAGTATTGAAAACTGATTACTGGggtattttttccccattatGGATTATGCATGGATTT gtTCTTTTTGGAGCTGGAATAGGCACAATTGCATGGTGGAAGCATCCTTCAAGCCATGTGGATCCTGAATCTTACATTCAGTTTAAATCTATGCTTGTTTCATCAA GCCTTCACCTGCTCTTagccttttttgaaattttagccTGTGACAAACTCCAAACTTCAAGACACATAtgggttttggtttttcttccaatGTTGTTTTTATCAATTGTTTGCATTGCAGTTTCAATTTGGGCTCTGAAACATGAGCGACCTTTTGAG GTGGAACTTTTTCTAGCTCTAAATTTGCTTCAGTTGATATTCATTCCACTAAAATTG gatGGCTTTATCACATGGCGATGGGAATTGGTTTTTATACCCATTTGGATCATTTATGGAGCTGCGGTTATTGGTGTCTCGTATTCCATACTATTAGCAGCTTTATTCTCTCGGTCCGTTAACATCACCAACGACCAAAGACGAGCTTCTACCCAGGCTGCGTCAAGTTACGTTTTGTTGGTGATCCCTAGCCTGATTTCAGTG ATTTTGCTGGCTAAAAAATTAGATGGAGATCTTCAGATGCCATATTCTCTTGTCAACATACCACTTCTGATTGCCTTGACATCCCTTGTTTTGCGATCGTTCACGGCAAGAGGAGGAAACCTAT GGTGGTGTGGGATGCggaaagatttttgtttattcatcTTAGATTTGTTCCCGATGTTAAGAGAGTATGGAAATGTTTCGTATGATTACCAATCAACAGAGCAGAGGTCACTGGAGTCCAACGATATTCCGGAAGTAACCGTTTTGTCACCTAACCACAATCCACCCAGTTCGGTTTGGCCGAAGATTAAGAATGTTAAAAATGTCGATTCTCGGACTGTTGTGCCTATCCTAATAATTGATTTACCTGATTAA
- the LOC124320633 gene encoding peptidylglycine alpha-hydroxylating monooxygenase-like isoform X1, which yields MAAGSFFLQNLLRSKYFGLFLCFALIHGQPGFAQVDGEIETFDLLMPNVLPKKAETYFCTPIRIDSDTDYYIVGFVPNATMETAHHMLLYGCEEPGSDEEVWNCGEMAVKDPSLKSAEPCKKGAQVIYAWAHDAPPLQLPPGVGFHVGGRSKIQYITLQVHYASVERFADGTRDDSGVFLKYTTIRQPKSAGVLLMGTGGRISANSVEYMETACKINEDKVIYPFAFRTHTHALGRVVSGYKVSRVNRKDQWKLIGKQDPQLPQMFYPVANNLTLTKGDTVAARCTMVSNRNWVTRIGMTGADEMCNFYIMYWSDARKGTLEQKHCFTSGPPYYYWDIEGSLTNLPTDASEL from the exons ATGGCAGCAGGTTCTTTCTTCCTACAAAACTTGTTGCGTTCAAAGTATTTCGGGCTGTTTCTTTGTTTCGCGCTTATTCATGGACAGCCAGGATTTGCCCAAGTCGATGGGGAAATTGAAACTTTTGATCTTCTCATGCCAAATGTGCTGCCCAAAAAG GCTGAAACATATTTTTGCACTCCGATCCGGATTGACTCCGACACGGATTACTATATAG TTGGATTCGTTCCAAATGCAACTATGGAGACTGCCCATCACATGCTGCTGTATGGTTGCGAAGAACCTGGAAGTGATGAAGAAGTTTG GAATTGCGGCGAAATGGCAGTCAAAGATCCTTCATTGAAATCAGCGGAACCCTGCAAAAAAGGCGCTCAA GTTATTTACGCTTGGGCTCACGATGCACCGCCATTGCAG TTGCCCCCTGGAGTAGGCTTTCAC GTTGGCGGACGATCTAAAATTCAATACATCACGTTGCAAGTGCATTATGCAAGCGTCGAGCGGTTTGCTG aTGGCACGAGAGATGATTCTGGcgtctttttaaaatacaccACTATACG TCAACCGAAATCTGCTGGTGTACTTCTGATGGGAACTGGCGGACGGATTTCAGCCAACAGTGTCGAATACATGGAAACTGCCTGCAAGATTAACGAAGATAAAGTCATTTATCCATTCGCTTTTCGAACCCACACGCACGCACTAG GACGAGTTGTGTCCGGATACAAAGTGAGCAGAGTCAATCGCAAAGATCAATGGAAACTAATTGGAAAACAGGATCCACAGCTTCCTCAAATGTTTTATCCCGTCGCTAATAATCTGACGTTGACGAAAGGAGATACAGTG GCCGCTCGATGCACGATGGTCAGCAATCGAAATTGGGTAACGCGAATTGG CATGACGGGAGCAGACGAAATGT GCAATTTTTACATCATGTACTGGAGTGATGCGCGCAAAGGTACACTGGAACAGAAGCATTGTTTTACCTCGGGACCCCCTTATTACTACTGGGATATAGAAGGATCTTTAACCAATCTGCCTACAGATGCATCGGAACTCTAA
- the LOC124320633 gene encoding peptidylglycine alpha-hydroxylating monooxygenase-like isoform X2 yields MAAGSFFLQNLLRSKYFGLFLCFALIHGQPGFAQVDGEIETFDLLMPNVLPKKAETYFCTPIRIDSDTDYYIVGFVPNATMETAHHMLLYGCEEPGSDEEVWNCGEMAVKDPSLKSAEPCKKGAQVIYAWAHDAPPLQLPPGVGFHVGGRSKIQYITLQVHYASVERFADGTRDDSGVFLKYTTIRQPKSAGVLLMGTGGRISANSVEYMETACKINEDKVIYPFAFRTHTHALGRVVSGYKVSRVNRKDQWKLIGKQDPQLPQMFYPVANNLTLTKGDTVAARCTMVSNRNWVTRIGLTSDDEMCNFYILYWTEGGEVLNTKHCFSMGPPIYNWSRNRLNSIPDDASTL; encoded by the exons ATGGCAGCAGGTTCTTTCTTCCTACAAAACTTGTTGCGTTCAAAGTATTTCGGGCTGTTTCTTTGTTTCGCGCTTATTCATGGACAGCCAGGATTTGCCCAAGTCGATGGGGAAATTGAAACTTTTGATCTTCTCATGCCAAATGTGCTGCCCAAAAAG GCTGAAACATATTTTTGCACTCCGATCCGGATTGACTCCGACACGGATTACTATATAG TTGGATTCGTTCCAAATGCAACTATGGAGACTGCCCATCACATGCTGCTGTATGGTTGCGAAGAACCTGGAAGTGATGAAGAAGTTTG GAATTGCGGCGAAATGGCAGTCAAAGATCCTTCATTGAAATCAGCGGAACCCTGCAAAAAAGGCGCTCAA GTTATTTACGCTTGGGCTCACGATGCACCGCCATTGCAG TTGCCCCCTGGAGTAGGCTTTCAC GTTGGCGGACGATCTAAAATTCAATACATCACGTTGCAAGTGCATTATGCAAGCGTCGAGCGGTTTGCTG aTGGCACGAGAGATGATTCTGGcgtctttttaaaatacaccACTATACG TCAACCGAAATCTGCTGGTGTACTTCTGATGGGAACTGGCGGACGGATTTCAGCCAACAGTGTCGAATACATGGAAACTGCCTGCAAGATTAACGAAGATAAAGTCATTTATCCATTCGCTTTTCGAACCCACACGCACGCACTAG GACGAGTTGTGTCCGGATACAAAGTGAGCAGAGTCAATCGCAAAGATCAATGGAAACTAATTGGAAAACAGGATCCACAGCTTCCTCAAATGTTTTATCCCGTCGCTAATAATCTGACGTTGACGAAAGGAGATACAGTG GCCGCTCGATGCACGATGGTCAGCAATCGAAATTGGGTAACGCGAATTGG TTTGACCAGTGATGATGAGATGTGTAACTTCTATATCTTATACTGGACTGAGGGTGGCGAAGTATTGAATACCAAGCATTGCTTCTCCATGGGGCCGCCTATTTATAACTGGTCCCGTAATCGACTGAATAGTATTCCTGACGATGCATCAACACTTTGA